In bacterium, the following proteins share a genomic window:
- a CDS encoding zf-HC2 domain-containing protein: MDCRAFKKLFSLFVDGELDERRNERARKHLAVCPLCCRLVAAYRAGADSLERQARLEPPADLFERVMGAVGQAPATAVRPRVRRERPSLSLLRPRVMLPGLAAAAAALSFGIFLLIGGGAQPEPAPFMVQVDSTMDMINYQVAEQLARKENSQRARAVQLASYARVEDESSQKSGISRSPVIVLSGVSDFAE; the protein is encoded by the coding sequence ATGGATTGTCGTGCCTTCAAAAAGCTGTTTTCCCTTTTTGTTGACGGGGAACTGGATGAGCGCCGCAACGAGCGCGCCCGCAAGCATCTGGCGGTCTGCCCGCTCTGCTGCCGTCTGGTGGCCGCCTATCGCGCCGGTGCGGACAGCCTGGAGCGCCAGGCCCGGCTGGAGCCGCCCGCGGACCTGTTCGAGCGGGTGATGGGTGCGGTGGGGCAGGCCCCGGCAACGGCTGTGCGGCCGCGGGTGCGCCGGGAGAGGCCGTCCCTGTCGCTGCTGCGTCCCCGGGTGATGCTGCCCGGTCTGGCCGCCGCGGCTGCAGCCCTGTCTTTCGGGATATTCCTCTTGATCGGCGGCGGCGCTCAGCCCGAGCCGGCGCCGTTCATGGTGCAGGTCGATTCGACCATGGACATGATCAACTATCAGGTGGCCGAGCAACTGGCGCGCAAAGAGAACTCGCAGCGGGCCAGGGCGGTCCAGCTGGCCTCTTACGCACGGGTGGAGGATGAGTCCTCGCAGAAATCCGGGATCAGCCGCAGCCCGGTGATCGTGCTCTCCGGAGTCTCCGATTTCGCTGAATAG
- the holA gene encoding DNA polymerase III subunit delta has product MPPVSLSLNDIISQSRQGRFHAVYFLHGDESRLTRQAVEVILECAVDKATADFNFDRFHGGDLNLEKLVTVLDTPPMMAPRRVVLLRDLEKAALPAKEFLSNWAVRPGSGTLLVLAAGERVRIDRKKASPKWAARLEEHAASALFWPLKEPELMRWLGWQAERRGKSLDSRASFELYARLGGDLDRLADEIEKLSVYCGARLEITRQDVLDLSAYQTGGTVFDWLDALAGGETLKAISLARHLLTAGESAVGALALATGHYTTLLKVRRMNAARIPAEQIKRSLGLAQRPPEAVKAVFAQAAARSQASLERALALLLEADRRLKTSSLPDNILLESLIIDFHREVNA; this is encoded by the coding sequence ATGCCCCCTGTGAGCCTGAGCCTGAACGACATAATCTCCCAGAGCCGCCAGGGACGGTTCCATGCGGTGTATTTCCTGCACGGGGACGAGAGCCGTCTGACCCGCCAGGCGGTGGAGGTGATTCTCGAATGCGCGGTGGACAAGGCCACGGCCGATTTCAATTTCGACCGTTTCCACGGCGGCGACCTGAACCTGGAAAAGCTGGTCACTGTGCTGGACACTCCGCCCATGATGGCCCCACGAAGGGTGGTGCTGCTGCGCGACCTCGAAAAGGCCGCTCTTCCGGCCAAGGAGTTCCTCTCCAACTGGGCCGTGCGCCCGGGAAGCGGCACGCTGCTGGTGCTGGCCGCCGGGGAGAGGGTCCGGATCGACCGTAAGAAAGCCTCGCCCAAGTGGGCCGCGCGCCTGGAGGAGCATGCCGCCAGCGCGTTGTTCTGGCCGCTCAAGGAGCCGGAGCTGATGCGCTGGCTCGGCTGGCAGGCCGAGCGGCGGGGCAAGAGCCTGGACAGCCGAGCGTCTTTCGAGCTTTACGCCCGCCTGGGCGGCGACCTCGACCGTCTGGCCGATGAGATCGAGAAACTCTCTGTCTACTGCGGCGCGCGCCTGGAGATCACCCGTCAGGATGTCCTCGACCTGAGCGCCTACCAGACCGGGGGGACGGTGTTCGACTGGCTGGACGCCCTGGCCGGGGGGGAAACGCTCAAGGCCATTTCCCTGGCCCGCCACCTCCTGACCGCCGGAGAGTCGGCGGTGGGTGCGCTGGCTCTGGCCACCGGGCACTACACCACGTTGCTCAAGGTCCGCCGCATGAACGCGGCCCGTATCCCGGCCGAGCAGATCAAGCGCAGCCTGGGCCTGGCCCAGCGTCCGCCCGAGGCGGTCAAGGCCGTGTTCGCCCAGGCCGCCGCCCGCAGCCAGGCCAGTCTGGAGCGCGCCCTGGCCCTGCTGCTGGAGGCCGACCGCCGTCTCAAGACCAGTTCCCTGCCCGACAATATCCTGCTCGAAAGCCTGATCATCGATTTCCACCGGGAGGTGAACGCATGA